The Ischnura elegans chromosome 9, ioIscEleg1.1, whole genome shotgun sequence genome includes the window caaaaaaaagtGCTCAGAGtcttgataatgtcagtacatttcgggAATCAGAACGTTTTGTTTCGCCAcgatgataaacttttggccactatttccacgaacccaatgagTTCACGGCTTCTTCAATCATTGCTCACGCGaaattcatgaggttcacacgtcacgcggcgtcagccaatagaaatacgtttcgcgtcgtgggcgtggccgaagctcctagcggactttaaAAGTCACTTGTCTCGGTTAAAAATCggatttgagctctgaaatttggcgtttgtgttattcattcatatctacttggttttaaaaaacgaaaaccaatttttaattttgagtgttccctcctattccAAATCCTATTCCTTCTTGTTTTTCCCATCATCCATCTCAGAATCTTCATCTCGGCCTacataatacatataaataattaaatatgacaCGAGGTAAAAAACATCACGtgaagaattttaatataaaaagagataaataagaACGTATATGAATTTTTTGTCACATGTTCGTTTCAGGAATTGACAAACAGATAAAAGTATAACTTTTagacgataaaatataaatattttctttagatatTCATTCTTGATTATTTGCAGAcgttatgaaatgtaattatattgaaaaatcgaGTGTCGCAGCGGAATGGtgtttatttccataaaaatttaaacgtCGATTACGAAAGAAAGTGCAACAGCTTTTCTATTATGGATAGAGGTCTCTAGCGATCTCCTTAGAAGATGTATCGTGGGTAGTCCccacaaggaaaaaaaatcttagtGTACTAGCCCCAAAACTCCTTCCCCGTCTATTTGCACGCCCTCGAGGTATCGTTGACAGCTCGTTTATGCATTTTGTTTTGGTTTCTTCCAATCCACCACCTCATGACGGTGCCGCGTGTGACTTCGCAGAGTGAACGGCCTGCAATGAGAGACGTGAGGTCACTGGAGGAGAGAAGCAGGGACCTGCAGGCCGTCTACAAGGTCCCGTTCGTGCCAGGATATCAAGGTGAGCAGGGATAGACGTAAGGGGCGCCCACCTCTTTTGAGCCCTCGGTGGCCAAGGACGCTTTTCAGCGCAATGCGCGCTTTAACCCTATTTTCATTTGCACGCTTTTCCAAAAAGGAGGTCGAACCGCcgagaaaaacaaaatacatgcaACACTCATCGAAGATTTAGTTTTTGTaggcgaggatagagctcaccacgGTGCAAACCAAAAGTGTTTAAATTTCACATGTTCGAGGTAGGAGGGCCACTTTCTATCCGAGGCTTTTCGAAAAAAGTTCATATCCCCGAACATTCTCATTTGCGgactattgattttaaaaattggtgcatttttccacaaaattgagcTCAAAAATGTTTGAGGAAAAGTGCTTTCTTACCCTATtttaatttctcacttttccaaAAAGGAGGTCGAACCACCGATAAACGAAATACACATTACGCTCATCGAGTGCTTCAATCAGCAGGTTTACTTTTGGTaagttagggtagagctcacagtGTACATGAAATAATTCTAGGACTCCGAAACAGCTCCATTGCACCGATTTTCAAGCTAATGGTATAATATTAAAGTGATTTATTGATGCAATTTGTTGTGCGGAACAATGATCGCGAAATTTTAATAAATcgcaaatgaaaataacttttgatAAAATCTTCGAGAGTTTGACACCGCACTCTTTAAGGCCGTAATAGTATTCGCCGGTAAAGCTtgtgatttttttaggaaaacaaCCTTAATAATCCTCATCCGTGTGTTGAAAATTATAGCATTTTTACAGCTCTTATAAAAAAGAATCCATAAATAATCCCTTAAGTGTTTCAATTTCGCATGCTTGGGATCGGAGGGCCACTTCCTAACCCTGTCTTTTCGCGAAAATTTCAAATCCCCTCATATTCTTACCCTGCAcactattgattgaaaattggTGCACTTATAcacaaaattaaattctaatttcaattccaaaaaatttctgtggaaaaatgcaacattttttttctattaaggATAGCTTCAAATACATCAAGACCGAATCCATGGAGAACATTAAGTTAAGGCATAGcgacaaattaaattatttatttactagagagagaattatTTAGAAGTAAAAGAGATGACAAAAGAAGGAATACTGCGATTAAAATAAAGGACAACGAGACGTGAGTTATCTGATAAATACACCAAATATACGTACATCATCTAAAATCTTAATCTTTCAAAAtaggtaattaattaataattgattgTTAATTATTACGCTGCGACACGATACTTAAGGGATGGAGAACTCAATACGGAActggattttaaaatgaaactgcGTCAAAGGACCGATTGCCAAGCGATTTGCAGAATATTAAAGTGATTTATCATGGAAATGTGATACACCTACAGAGCAATCATCgtaaaatttcaaagaataaggaatgaaaataaCCTTAATAATATTCATTCATGTTAGAAATCTGAGAAATTTTATACCTCTCATCAATAAGAACGTTCACTATTTTCTCAGACGATCATGCGATACCCTCATAAAATAAATCCGTTGAGGAATAAAGCATGCCACTCTCCTGATATTACGCGATTGGTGCACTGCAttgagcaatgaaaaaaaatcacaaatcgATAAATCCAATGCTGATGAAAATAATGCAGTGCTCTATTGCTCGCCCCTACAAAACGTTATTACGAACTATTGTACGCATTTCGATGCTTTTCGATGATTGAGAAATCCTGTTAAAAGTAccacatatttttttcaccttCTTTGAAGTCAGAGAAAAGAAACCTGACAAAAGAGTTCCAATCAGTCAGATAAACCGTAACAATCACACCACTGACATATCGGCACTTCTCCGACATCCGCCGTCGATAAATTTATTGCACTTCCACCGAAGAAAAGGAAAATTGCGTAAAAAGGAAGAGACTTTTCCAGGCGGTAATTACCACGCGAAATTCTTTGTGATGCAAAACACACCGTTGGAGCGAGCTCTTGCCACTTCAGGCGGGCTGCGTAAAAATATCACACCTCATTTCACACAAGCGTGATATCATTCAGAATCATGCTCATACCACCATGTTTTATcgcattgaagcaaaataaaaatgagcaatcAGGATCAACTTTGAACTAGAAAGAGCCTCGTGTATTTATATCACAAAGTGATACCAAATGAGATTCCACAAAGGTATAGCGCAAAAATATTACGAGAGCCATGTGGggaaaaatcttacaaaaacTCCTCTTTGAAAAAACTACGACCTTGgataaattaaagtttttatttactaATGAGGGAGAGAATTATTTCATATacaagagagaaatatttttatttggataagAATGAACAAGGCGTAAATTCTCTGATAAATACATCAATAtatgcatacatacatacatctaaaatctgaatatttcaaaaaaggtaataattTGTAACAATTATGCTGAGCCACGATACATACGGATagagaaatcaataaaaaactGGCTCGTAAAGCAAAACAGCAGCAAAGGACATTATTGCCAAGCGATTTTCAGGACATTGAAGTGATTTATTTAGGCAATGTAATATGCAGAGCTATGGccgtaaaatttttataaatcgggAATGGAAATAACCTCGCTCCATCCCAATCCTACGTCTCTCCAGCATCTCTTGTATTAATATCCTTGCCtccccaccatatccagcacttctttATCTCTGTTCCTCTCCATctacttcatcttctccattatCCTTCACATCTAGGTACATATCGAGCACCTATCTTCCTTCCTCGGGGTCAATTGTTGTTATGAGCTACAATCCAAATCAGATTCTTCACAAGCAATAAGACATTAATTTTTCGCGCTTTTCCTAAAGAAAATAGGACACCCCTTGATGGGAATAGTGTACTCTGATTAATATTTATTGtgctaattcttttttttaattccaatgttATTATAACAAAACCATCAAATGAAATGAAGCAGTATATTTTAATAGGAGCTAAACGTAGGCACCTAAATTAATTACAACCACACACTTGGATTTTTTTCACGGGGAAAAAATACGACGACCAATATGGCTTTGGCCCAAACTAGGCTATCACGGATTCGACAACACCTGACCCCTCCCTTAAATGGAATGCTATATTGGCAACTGTTTAATTTCGTAATCAAAGAGAGACAGACTATTTCGTAAACTGCCAACGCCTTACGTGAGTGTGAAGGGAAATTTTTTTCACAGCCTTTCGAACGAGATAAATGAACAATGAAATTTCAAGCGATAAATCAATGACATTTTCACTCTAATCTCTCCTTTCACATAATGTACATCAAAACTGAAAGTACCGAATGTCAACTGACAATATGACTAAGCATTAATTTACACCAATAGTTAAAtctttccaaataaataaaaaataaagcattgcaaACAAATTTTGACACCGTATAACCCCGGGATCTATAAAAATATTAGGCAAAGTAAAACGAGGACAAGTAAATGGCTATATTGTAAGGGAATCTTAAACTACATGCATAggataattttaatagaaaaatggaTACATTTTAAGAGAGAAAAACAGCCGACCGTAGCGAATTTTCATTTAACTATCATGACTTCCATTATTATACCAGCaactagtggcgtaactatgatggggtgggggatgtatcccccctccaaagcctcaaagaaatcaaaaaattattttaaaatcttgtctggatttgatacataataactacctctgcttaaagttaaattataagtgccaaaatgatttaaatgcattttcaggtatgtaatttttcacaatttttcctgAACTTTCCGTTTCCTGGTGGGGTTGCCCCCAGTAATCCCCAtcattcccccccaaagcataatatctagttacgccactgttagcaattaataaaagaaatagtaCACGGTTAAGTGACtacattccattatcattctGACTCAGTTTTCATGGCGTTCAtcaaatcagttttttttcatacGAAGTTCTAACTGCAATTCTGAATTTCATCAATGCAAAGATAAGCAATGCCATAAGACCCGAGAGAAAATTTCGACTTAGCAATTCCCGCAGGTCTGCtagtaattttatataataatattttcaatttgtccTACGATTTGCAGAAGTGATGGAGGACACGTCAAAATGACACATATACtgttttcagaattaaaaatacatggaataaaaaatataatcatacaTACGTACAATAAAAAtggagataaaaagaaatattaacaccTGACACACACAAAAAATATGGATGAATTTCTGCGTTCTTCAATGAGTTCATCCACACTATAATCTTAACAAATAATCTTCACTACTTAATGCGGGACATCGTTTTAAATGTACTGTGTTCTTCTGATGGCTTAAGAGCAACAGGCAAAATATTGAACAATCTAATACCATCGGCTAAGGGACTGCGTTATTATAATGATGAGCGATGGCGGTTATGATTAATGCGGTCACAAGTGCGGGTGACCGCATTTATCAAACAAGATTATGGGGATTAGCATTGGATTCAACAAGGTGAAGGCTATTAAGAGTTAGCTATCCGTGAATCACTTCGTGATTAACTATATGTATACTTTGTGCGCACAATAAGGTTTCGTCCCGCGCATCGGAGGCACTCTGGGTGAGCGTTTCAACGTGGCCGCCACCGAAGCTGTGTCGGAATTCGTGGAGACCCGGAGGGCGGACCTATGTCGCAGACAGCAGCTGCAGCGAGAGGCATCTGGCGGAGGACGATCGAACCACAGCATGGGCGGAAGAACGGTAAATAATAAAAGGCGCCATGTATCCATAATCCAAACAACTACATCCAAACTTAACTCTACTTCTTTCTATGGTCTTGTCATCccaagatgtttttttttgcaacagCTTATATGAGGTAAAACTCAAAGAACAGAACCCAACAGAGAAAATATAAGTCGATTTTTATCTGGTTAATTGAGACAAAAATGCGTTTAAGGGGCCACTCACCGATGGTATTTACCCGATACTGGAGATATGCTATTTTTTAAACACTAGAAACCGATTTTGAACGTCTTCTCCTACTCCACTGAATTATCCCTTAGCGTGTATGCTCATTCTTAATTTCTTTAACTGCAGCTTAGTTATACTAACGCAACACAGATTAATGCGCACCAAAAATTACTGTATCGTCAACTTGCTGGTTGGGGTGAACATTGTTCAACTACAGAACGCGCCAGTGGCGCcacaaataatgataataaagatAAACAGATCCCTTGGCATTTCCCTGACCCGCGATTTCCCATTAAGTCCCAAACATATATTGTAGGTTCATTGGAAGTATGTAGATGCAATAAATGAATGCATATGTAAATATATACTATAAATAATCTAAAAGCCCATGAATTTGCTCTTCCATTAAACAACCCTCGGTGAGCACTCGTTAGTTGTCATCTCTCCCTTTCGTCGAAATATTTcgagatatttattaatttatcagcATAAAATCCAAAAAAGGCAAGAAGACCTTTTGCATCGGATTTTTATTCAATGGATTATGCAAAAAAGTGCAACATAGAGAAACAAATCATTAAATTAACTCAGACATCACGTATCGTATCACTAACATGACCGCCTCTACGCTATTTATAGTTAtttagggagggagggagggaaaaggTAGAGGACTTTAGAAAGGAAGACTTCTGATGGCGGTCGTCTATGATGAAATCGATGATGTTACATCAAAAGGAGTTTtgatggaatagggtagtttccttcatcaaagaaaacgtaaatGAAAAATGTAGCTTTATCGAATGCCAgtcaaaaatagcaataaaaacaacaaaaacctattttaaaatgatttatgctGCCATATTCATAATCCAGCAATTTTTCTTCGACAGAGGAGTTAAAATTGCTGTCAGGCATGGCAAAAACGTATTTGTTCCAATGAACCTCCCAATAAGTGAAAAACCATAATTATTTTGCAACATTGAAAACTGACATTCCTCAAAGAAAATTCTTGtacagataaaattaaaatccttACAGATGCGCAGTGGCGTAGTATTGTTGGAGTATTATTGGTGCAGTGGGCGGGGGgtagggggggtccggaccccccccccccctggaaatataaaaacacaattttccccataaaagataaaaaaaatatagaaaaaatcgtgaatttacgaaatattttttaaaaatgaagtattgtcgattatgaaaagcattaaaattattttaaaacactacctagtaccctatttttcaaaaattttcccccctgattttggaccccccacgAACGAAATCCCCGACCACGCCACTGCAGCGTACAAAACTCATATTACTTCAATTAGAAAAGTTTCATTCGTACGATGAAATTCCAAtcgattataaaatattaaggaaatgcATCCCTGAGCTCATCTGACAGCAAATTCATAACGCCTCTCCAAATGTTAAAGCAATACATTTTTCCTCTGGACTCAGCATCAAAATTGGGGGGGGAGGTCATGGCCTGTGTCCGGAGATTATGGAATACCCGCCGAGAGAGTTCTcctgttttaagttttttaaaatacccatttttgagcaatagggtagtttcctacatcaaagaaaacgaaaggcattgattgcgattcgttacccatcattagtttattcataatataaaaattatttggttttagaaataccggtttagacgaatggcaatggtcaatttttatcctcatttgaaaaaggccagattggcgcccatacgatgccactctacgtggcgtcacagggacctagtttctatacgagtagataggagttttacaacgtctgagattaccaatgcatgaatgaggcacagagctcagggaaacatgtcttaataatcacttattaaaactggctaaggtcggaaagttttcttcgtttgataaggtattaataatccttatttaagccaagcgctaccagctagcagcgtactctgctacctgctagcatcctgtgtcgtatcagcgctcaaagcctcgccccaaggtcacctcacttgcggcagcgggaaccagaacgacgtcacacggagttttcccggcattcatactaacccgtcgcgttttcgcgcgcttgaaaattttcacttttcatttaatcgcgaaaaatagatatcgtcatttaaaaatctaaaagcgtgaaatacgtactccaggagtaataatctttcgctttaggcaataaaaatataataggaaaccaccctattgcaggaAAGAGGCAGCCGGTAGGTAAGGTTTGTCTGAGTCACAGATAGACAGGTGGTGAAgtagatggaaaagagacgaGTTCCGGGTTTTACGGGAAGGAATATGGAGGGAGAAAATTGGGAGAATGTCCTTTGACCTGAGGTGGCCATTAATGATTCGGTGGAAAACCTGAGGTCAATGAGTCGAATGTATTTTTCTCCAGTTAGAAAACAACAAATTAATTTAAGCACTAAATTCCATCAGCCGCTGATGGAGGTGAAGCCCGAGTTCAGGGGCCTCAGGAAGGTAAAGAGCCAAAGCGAACAGCGCGGAGAGCACCCTTACAGCGGCATATGGCCAGGAGAGCAGACGGCCTGCCCCCACGGGGGCAGAAGTCAGAGGAGACCCCACGTGTCCCGGACTAGTCCGCGGTGCACCGTCAACCTCCCACCGATTGATGAGATGGAGGAGCAGCCCAGGGAGGAGTGGTACCAGGACCCGAGGCATTGCTTCCATCAAGATCCAAACTCGATGAGGTAGGTGCGCATTTTTAATTCCACTTCTCAAGGAACCGCCAACATATTGTGATTGTagatgtatatatttattaaggatggacggatccaggatttttttcggatccggattcggatcggatccttgattttcggagacggatctttcggatcggatattttcggatccaaatgcatcttcaaattcctgctatataaaaccaagtaattattcaagtttattatgggtacgtacaatcgaaggaatgatttttagattttcaaacacatttcaatatttttattaagtaaaaatcatttttacaggctttcaagctgttttttttaatatcttcacatgctcaggaccttaactgttacgcttgggtttggaaatgaaaataggaaaaatcttcggataaaccactgaccagtggcgtaggacaagaatcgcatgcgacggcgcattcgaagatagaatcggaactctttccacccttattcgTTGCGTTGcgtggggcgttgcattcactaaagctattatttaaaatttcggatccagatccgatgtcttctgcgactttggatccgatgtatccaatgaaggtcaatatccgcggatatttggatccgaaatatccgatccgaccatccctaatatttataaaaaaaagcagaAATTTTCCGGCGTAATCCTCATGTCACGTACCGCTATGCTCAAATGCTAAACGTTTCACCCAGTTCAAGGTGTGCACCTCAAGGTATGAGGCGCGGCGGTGTGTGCCCACAATGCTCTCCCGGCCCGTCGGCTTATGGCAGTTGCGGCCTGCCTCCGCACGGGGAGCGGCCGCATCAGCCCCTGCACCCCCGACCACCCCCGAAGAATGAGTGCGCGGGCGGGAGGTTCGTCCTGGCGGACATCAGGCCCGATATCGCCGCCGGATTTTTCCAGGATGTCCCGTGCCCAGAACCATCTTTCCTGCCCGACCACTCCACGTCACCGTACTTCATGGAAATTGGGAACCCGGACAAGACTTTCAAAAACGGTGAGAGGAATATGTCTTTCGATAGACACGGATAAAAgttttacgtaaaaaaatatttaattgctcATTAACCTTTAAGTGCGATAGTTACGTAACTATTTGCGTAGGGACATATGGACCCAGAATGTATACCTTTAAAGTAATAATGGTCACATGATTGGAAACAAACCTGCGTTTTAGTAACATATGAAACTGAACCTATTTCaggtatttaacattttttctataaaactCTGTTATATAATATGTAGTTGTACAGATAATTTGCAAGTACTGTATTCGTACATCAAATTTCAAATGCACAATTCTCTAACGTCCGCGACGAGTCGCACAGCGGTATTTTTCAAGACGCAAACGTTCGCGTCGGACCAAAAAgctaaattatgataaataatgtATCCAGACACAAAAAAGGGCATGGAAGGAGATACAAAATTACGTTATGAGATTACAGGGGACGCTAACTGCtgaaatatttaactgaatgTAACTTTTATTCATTAGAAAAACCTCTCGGTTAATATAGACCCGATCGCGACTAGTTAAAGGGTTAAAACCATTCAACTGCGACAGGGTTGAACTTGAATGAAGTGAAAGTGCGAAATACGATGGAATATTCAAGGGAAATGATGATTATGATACTATTCCCGGGGAATACTGCTAATCAGCGCTGTTGGCCTCGGGAAACTTGAGCGTATGCACGGGTACTTCGACGCAGAAATCATGTGTACAAGAGCATGGATACGAATAACTAAGCAGCTGAAAGGGTCAAGGTTACATAATTACTGACTCACTTACTCTAactaaatcaaatttttttcttgctcaGTCCTGCGATTTTTTAGACAAAATTTTACTCTTAAGACGCTTCGCTTGAAATTCTTCAAAACCGAATCCTTCGTTACATATTACTTAAAAAGACTATTAACTGTGTTTCTATATTCAGAATTTGGTCTAAAATTACGCAAcggtaaacaaaagaaattgtgTTATCATTAGGAAGCAAGAAATAGTAAACCTCCTTCCTTATTTAACACAAAACCGATCCGGGTGTCGGCaattcagtttcatttttatttccataaaatatagtgCTAATTGAAAACCAGGGTTTTTAGTGCTATAGACGTAGAGGATGAGATAGACGTATTTAACTTATTGATTGATCAATCGATAGGAAGTTATTTAGAGCAATAAATAAGAGACCTTTTGTCAACGTTgggtacaaatgattttaaaaGGCCAAAAGCCGAACAACTTGTCTCCAGAAATAAAATTCTATGGATACTTTtaagttttaagaaaaatttggCTAAACTATAAAAAATGCAGTTTTCTCGGGATATTTAAAGGTATAAGTCACAATAACCCCGTTATCCCAGTGACGAGGCCCCGCAGTTGAGCCCAGAACGACCCGTTCCGCACCCACGGCTAGCCGCGATGTCAAGCGGTTCAACTATATGCCAGGATATTTTCAACGATTCACAGAGCCTAATGGCAAAGAACAAATAAATTATGAACAATGAACGGGAAAAATCAGGTTCACATCCATAAAATTATTCAggtagaatttaaaaatttctggtaccgttagacgaaaataaattatatcgagCCGTAGAGAAATAAAGAGTAAGAATAATAGAGATTATACCATGAGATCGCgctgagaaaatgatttttcgagTATACACTTATTACCAACGAGGAAATAGAATTCTCAATGCAAACACCATGTCCCGACCCAATCTAAAACCCAACCCACCCCAGCATAATACGACCCATCCTTATCAAAATTTCGATATCCATTAACtcagatttttataattttaagaaggacgaattattgcataaaataatgtCATACGTCACTAAGCTGCTTGTTGATTGCATCCGTTTGTATAAATCTGTTATTTGAACGATGAACCATATCCCTATTAAGATAAGTAAATATGTAACATTAATTTAATTGTGGTCGCGTCCATTTCTAGTAGcgcaaaataagtaaaaaatcctaaatttggagaaaattcgacaaaaattggccattcgatAAAACTAGATTGTTACCTAATGTTTCAGATGGGTTTTCAAAATACCAAAACTAATGATTCTTTGGCATTTTTCTTCGAACAACTCGCACATTTATTTTGCGTTCCTGCGCAGCAAAATTATAAGTCTTTAAATTCCATAGACGAACTTCATTCTCACCTGTGAACACCGAGAACATTATGACGGCTATAAAAACAAAACCGCCGCTAAAAATAGCAGACTATTCCCCGCAGCGGTGCGGAACAAGTGGCAATTTGGTATCCGTGGAAACGCGATGAATTTTGTTGATATCGATAATCCCAGAGCTCCACAGTGGCTCCTCACAGAAGGGTCACGAATAGTCAGGTGTTTTCGAGAGATAAACATATTATCATCGGTGGATAGGGGAAGGTAAAACAGCAGACATGCGGTGCGATCCGTTGCACGATGAAATGCGGCTAAACTTCATCCGCATGCAAGCGGCGGGTGAGTTGAATTCCCTCATTGAgaactattttaattaattcattgtttttttttcctgcaatAATACTTCCCCGGTTAATCGCCAATATATAAGCGTGCTTAGCAAATTTTTCAGGTAAAAAGTATAATCTTCGACTGGATGGTTACAAATTGAAATACACACtgaaaattaagaattaaatgcaattgTATCCATTTAATAAATCACGCGGGATCTTAGAAAGCAGTTTTTCGCAGCAGTGAAGGGATTTTTCCACAGGATATAGAGAAGTCGGGGTAAAGGCAGGCAAGAGGAGAATAATTACAATTTcctaacaaataatttaatcacTAGGGAAAATTTTCTTAGTTCCTATTGAAACTAGCTGAAAATTCAAGTTATGTCGCGATCAGTGCCCTACTTCACATAATCGCTGCATTGGTCTGACAAGGTTCTAATTACAACTGCGCtagtttcaaaaaaatattttaaagtcgaGCTATAGTTTTATTTACCGCCAAATTAATTCTATCAAGAAATTATCAGCTAGTACGTTTTTCTCTAAAAATTCTGGGAAAATGTGTTCTTTATTTTATCAATCTTTAAATAAGAGTTTTGTAAGATAACAACACCATCGGCCACTATTTCGGAAAAAACTATGTCAATTCAATGCCGGGAATggtcaaataaaagaaatacaagcattaaaaaaatcactaactcatTTTTCACTGTGTGGTATTCTATTATAATGTTTCTTGATtggataacttttacttataccacatctttttttgtatgttttcctttatttcttcATGTAAAAAACGAAGTGTTAGAAGTAAAacttatccaaccaagaaacctaaTACGAGCATTGGCTACTACCCCTCTT containing:
- the LOC124165984 gene encoding UPF0605 protein GA14893-like; this translates as MDYGDVFDLTPEPHFIPGYTGHCAHYRYRIGETYGHATHKALMQPVSCEYNGHLVITDIQQGVSERPAMRDVRSLEERSRDLQAVYKVPFVPGYQGFVPRIGGTLGERFNVAATEAVSEFVETRRADLCRRQQLQREASGGGRSNHSMGGRTPLMEVKPEFRGLRKVKSQSEQRGEHPYSGIWPGEQTACPHGGRSQRRPHVSRTSPRCTVNLPPIDEMEEQPREEWYQDPRHCFHQDPNSMSSRCAPQGMRRGGVCPQCSPGPSAYGSCGLPPHGERPHQPLHPRPPPKNECAGGRFVLADIRPDIAAGFFQDVPCPEPSFLPDHSTSPYFMEIGNPDKTFKNGFAGHVPFSASAFGQSHDAQVRSQLAEFTSNYRRRQSQEWAPVEIGGIESFPKVSAGPVIYPTHVGLIPKYGGHVPGETFRFGRTYGNATRDAKSWLRGDFS